A window of Candidatus Methylomirabilota bacterium genomic DNA:
TCGCTGGATTTCACGACCCTTGTTTTACGCCGGGCATTCGTATAGGGTCCAATATATCTTTCAGATTCTAAGAATCGGGAAAACCCGATGACACTGCGGCAGATCGAGGTCTTCCTGGCTGTGGCGCGGGAAAGGAGCTTCAGCCTGGGCGCCAGTCGCATCCATCTGTCCCAGCCGACGGCGTCCGAGCACATGCAGGAGCTCGCGAAGGAGCTCGGCACGGCGCTCTTCGCCCGCCGAGGGCGAGCCATCACGCTCACCGAAGCCGGGCGAGTGTTCGAGACGTACGCCGCGCGGATCATGTCCGACATCGCGAATGCCCGTCAGGCCGTCACCGAGCTGGAAGGTCTCGCGCGCGGATCTCTTCTGATCGGCGCGAGCACGACCCCGGGAATCTATCTCCTACCCGGTCTCGTCGGCGACTTCCGCGCTCGCCATCCCGGTATCGAGCTGCGGCTCGACATCGCGAACTCTGGGGTCATCGAGCAGCGCGTCAGGGCGGGCGAGCTCGACCTGGGCATCGTGGGCGGCCACGAGCTGGCCCGAGGCGAAGCGTGTCTGGCCGCCGGCCTGGTCGACGAGCTCGTCCTCGTCGTCCCGCCGCACCACCGGTGGGCACGTCGTCGTGACATTTCCCCAGCCGTCCTCGTGGAGCAACCTCTGCTGGTTCGGGAAGAAGGCTCCGCGACCCGCCGCGTCACGGAACGCTCGCTGGCGAACGCCGGAATCAAGTACACGGTGCGGATGGAGCTGGGCCACACCGAGGCGATCAAGCAGGCGGTGATCGCGGGGCTGGGAGTCGCGTTCGTGTCGGTCTACGCCATCTCTGGCGAGGTGGCCACCGGCCGGCTGGCCGCGCTACGGCTTCGCGGACTGCCGATCCGAAGGCACTTTCACGTGATCCACAAGGAGGGCCGTGCGCTCGGGGCCAGCGCGCGCGCCTTCATGCGGCACCTCGACACCGTTGAGAGCAAGCCCCCCAGTCTGGCTCCTTCACAGAAACACTGACAGTCCTCAGGATCCGCTGCCCAGCTCCCTCAGTGCGGCTCCCCGTGGTGGAGATCGTGTACGTGCGGATGCTCATGGTCGAGCGGGCCCGTCGCATGCGGGTGGCTGTGCGGCTCCGGGCCCTCCCAGCCCTCGTGGGCGTGCCAGTGGTGCTCGTCGTGGACGTGCCAGTGGGCGTGAACGCCGGCGGGGTGTCGGTGACGGTGCGTGTGGCGCTCACGCACGAGCAGCCAGAGCCCGACGCTCATCAGCGCGGCCGCCACGGCCAGCGACGGGGTGAGAGGCTCGGCGAGGAGCGTCACCGCGGCGGCGGCGCCAAAAAACGGCGCCAGGGCGAAGTAGGCCCCGGTACGCGCGGCGCCGAGTCCGCGCATGGCGAGGATGAAGAGCACGAGGCTCGTGCCGTAGCTGACGGCACCGAGCCCCAGGCTGGCGAGGACCGCCGACGCGCCCGGCATGGCGTCGCCGCGGCCCAGCCCCAGCGTCGTATTCACGCTGCCGGCTGCGAGGCCTTTCACCTGGGCCACGAGCACGGCATCGGCGTCGGCGACGAGACGGGTCAGGTTGTTGTCGAGCGCCCAGAGCAAGCAGGCGCCGGCCACGGCCAATGACGGCAGCGCGAATTCCAGGCGGTCGCCCGGCCACGCGAGCACCGCCCCGGCGATAGCCATCAACGTAGCCGCGCCGACCACTCGACGGCCCAGCCGTTCCCCGAACACCGCGCCGGCGAGGAGCGTCGTGAAGACCACCTCCAGATTGAGAAGCAGCGCCGTGGCGCTGGCCGGGCTGCGCGCCAGCCCCCAGAGCAGGAGTGGGGGCGCCAGGACGCCGCCAGTCGCCACGACGCCGAAGAGCGCCCACCGCTCACGCGGCCGCAGCCGCCGCGTCTGGGGGCGCGGGCCGACAGCTCGAACGAGGAAGAGAAAGACGCCGGCACCGAGATACAGCAGGCCGGCCAGTAACAGAGGCGAGACCTCGTCGAGCAGGATTTTGGAGATGGGCGCGCTCAGCCCGAACGTCAGTGCCGCAGCGATCGCTTGCAGGACTGGCAAAGCGCTAGGGGCGGATCTCCTCGTCCCAGAGCCCCAGGGCGCGGACGGCCGGCTCGTCGTTGAACTGGACCAGGCAAGCCGGGGTCGTGCGCGAGGCGGCGCGGTGCTCCACCCACGTGCAGGCGGGCACCACGAACGTGTCGCCCGGGGCCCAGGCGAAGGCGGCATTGCCGACGCGGCTCTCTCCCTCGCCTTCCACCACGTGGTAAACGGCGCTGGACGTCCGGCGCTCGGCCCGCGTCCGGCTGCCCGGCCGCAGCCAGTGGGCCTCGGCCCCCATGGTCGGCAACGGCGGCTGCCCCGTGGTGGGGTTGACGTAGCGCAGCACGACGGGCGCCCGCGCGGGCGCGCCGGCGGCCAGGTTGGCCAGCGCCTGCCGCACCGTCCGCCACGGCCAGCGCACCTGCGGATACCCGCCGCTCGGATAGCGCCACGATCGCGGGATCAGTCCGGCCGCCGTGAACTCGTCCGTCGAGGAATCGGTCTGTGTCACCGGAGCCGCGGCCGGACGCATCGGCGAGGCCCAGCTGGCGTCGAAGGCCCGCACCAGCGGGATGTCGAGCCCGTCCAGCCAGATCACCGGCGCCTTGCCCTCGTGGCCGTGATCGTGCCAGCGCATCGCCGGCGTGATGATCAGATCACCGGGCTCCATCACACACTTCACGCCCTCGACGGTGGTGTAGGCGCCCGTGCCCTCGACGATGAAACGCACGGCGGCCGGGGTGTGCTGATGGCTGGGCGCCGTCTCGCCGGGATTGATGATCTGCAGGCCCGCGAAGAGGGTTGGGGTGACGGCGTACTCGCCGCCGAGCCCGGGGTTGCAGAGGGCCAGCACGCGCCGCTCGGCCTGCTCGATCCCGATCAGCTGCGCGGCGCCCAGCAGCATGGGCCGGACGTCGCGCCAGCGCCAGTGGTAGGGCACGGCCCGGCTCTCGCGCTCGGCAGGCAAGAGCCGGTGCAGCGCCGTCCACAACGGCCGGAGCGAGCGCGCCTCCAGCGCCTGTGAGTACGCGGGCGGGAGGCCCTGGTCGGTGCTCACCATCGGCCGCGCCATCGTAGCGCGATTCTACCGTACGGCAGGCGTCCCCGGGCAGGCTCGTGGAGGGCCGCGCTCAAGGCCCGCCGCGCCGATTCCAGGGTTCTGCGGTAAGCTTCCGGCGTGCAGTTCGAGGTCGAGGTCTACCGGAACGAGGCCGGCGATTGGGTCGCCACCGCCATCGCCTATCAGGTGACGGTGACGGGGCACACGGAGAAAGAAGCGCTGGCCCGGCTCATGGAAGCCCTGGCCTCGCACCTCCGGAAGACCACCCGATGACGCGGGCCCTGGAGGGGTTGCGCGTCCTCGACTGCTCGCGGCTCGTCGCGGGCGGCGTGCTGGCGACGGTGCTGGCCGATCACGGTGCCGACGTGGTCAAGGTCGAGCACCCCCGCAGCGGGGATCCGCTCCGCACGTGGCTCAAAGAGCGCGGGCAGCTCTGGTGGAAAGTCTACGGGCGCGGCAAGCGCTCGGTCACGCTCAACCTGGCCGACGCGCGCGGCCAGGCGCTGCTCAGGCGGCTCGTCGCCG
This region includes:
- a CDS encoding LysR family transcriptional regulator yields the protein MTLRQIEVFLAVARERSFSLGASRIHLSQPTASEHMQELAKELGTALFARRGRAITLTEAGRVFETYAARIMSDIANARQAVTELEGLARGSLLIGASTTPGIYLLPGLVGDFRARHPGIELRLDIANSGVIEQRVRAGELDLGIVGGHELARGEACLAAGLVDELVLVVPPHHRWARRRDISPAVLVEQPLLVREEGSATRRVTERSLANAGIKYTVRMELGHTEAIKQAVIAGLGVAFVSVYAISGEVATGRLAALRLRGLPIRRHFHVIHKEGRALGASARAFMRHLDTVESKPPSLAPSQKH
- a CDS encoding EamA family transporter, which gives rise to MPVLQAIAAALTFGLSAPISKILLDEVSPLLLAGLLYLGAGVFLFLVRAVGPRPQTRRLRPRERWALFGVVATGGVLAPPLLLWGLARSPASATALLLNLEVVFTTLLAGAVFGERLGRRVVGAATLMAIAGAVLAWPGDRLEFALPSLAVAGACLLWALDNNLTRLVADADAVLVAQVKGLAAGSVNTTLGLGRGDAMPGASAVLASLGLGAVSYGTSLVLFILAMRGLGAARTGAYFALAPFFGAAAAVTLLAEPLTPSLAVAAALMSVGLWLLVRERHTHRHRHPAGVHAHWHVHDEHHWHAHEGWEGPEPHSHPHATGPLDHEHPHVHDLHHGEPH
- a CDS encoding cupin domain-containing protein, whose product is MARPMVSTDQGLPPAYSQALEARSLRPLWTALHRLLPAERESRAVPYHWRWRDVRPMLLGAAQLIGIEQAERRVLALCNPGLGGEYAVTPTLFAGLQIINPGETAPSHQHTPAAVRFIVEGTGAYTTVEGVKCVMEPGDLIITPAMRWHDHGHEGKAPVIWLDGLDIPLVRAFDASWASPMRPAAAPVTQTDSSTDEFTAAGLIPRSWRYPSGGYPQVRWPWRTVRQALANLAAGAPARAPVVLRYVNPTTGQPPLPTMGAEAHWLRPGSRTRAERRTSSAVYHVVEGEGESRVGNAAFAWAPGDTFVVPACTWVEHRAASRTTPACLVQFNDEPAVRALGLWDEEIRP